A stretch of the Streptomyces ortus genome encodes the following:
- a CDS encoding HAD family hydrolase, whose amino-acid sequence MTSRVLTVGFDLDMTLIDSRPGIRACYQALSARTGTFIDADLAVTRLGPPLAEELVNWFPAEEVAAVADVYREMYPTHAIAPTPAMTGAREAMAAVRAAGGRAIVVTAKYEPNAKLHLGHLGIDADAVVGDLWAERKAEALREYDADVYVGDHTGDVRGARTAGALSVAVATGPCDEEELRAAGADVVLKDLLEFPAWLTTWSAARR is encoded by the coding sequence ATGACTTCTCGTGTGCTGACCGTCGGCTTCGACCTCGATATGACCCTCATCGACTCCCGGCCCGGGATCCGTGCCTGTTACCAGGCGCTCTCGGCGCGGACGGGGACCTTCATCGACGCCGATCTGGCCGTCACCCGGCTCGGGCCGCCGCTCGCGGAGGAGTTGGTCAACTGGTTTCCGGCCGAGGAGGTCGCGGCCGTGGCGGATGTCTACCGCGAGATGTATCCCACCCACGCCATCGCCCCGACGCCCGCGATGACCGGCGCCCGCGAGGCGATGGCCGCGGTACGGGCCGCGGGGGGCCGGGCGATCGTCGTCACCGCCAAGTACGAGCCGAACGCCAAGCTGCATCTCGGTCATCTCGGCATCGACGCCGACGCGGTCGTCGGCGACCTGTGGGCCGAGCGCAAGGCGGAGGCGTTGCGCGAGTACGACGCGGACGTCTACGTGGGCGACCACACCGGCGACGTGCGCGGCGCGCGGACCGCCGGAGCCCTGTCCGTCGCGGTGGCCACCGGCCCGTGCGACGAGGAGGAACTGCGCGCGGCCGGCGCCGACGTCGTCCTCAAGGACCTGCTGGAATTCCCGGCCTGGCTGACGACATGGTCCGCGGCCCGCCGGTAG
- a CDS encoding cold-shock protein has translation MPTGKVKWFNSEKGFGFLSRDDGGDVFVHSSVLPAGVDVLKPGQRVEFGVVAGQRGDQALSVTLLDPTPSVAAAQRRKPDELASIVQDLTTLLENITPMLERGRYPEKTSGKKIAGLLRAVADQLDV, from the coding sequence GTGCCTACCGGCAAGGTCAAGTGGTTCAACAGTGAGAAGGGCTTCGGCTTTCTCTCCCGCGACGACGGCGGCGACGTCTTCGTTCATTCCTCGGTCCTGCCCGCCGGAGTCGATGTTCTCAAGCCGGGGCAGCGGGTGGAGTTCGGTGTGGTCGCCGGACAGCGCGGTGACCAGGCACTCTCGGTGACGCTCCTGGACCCCACGCCCTCGGTGGCGGCCGCCCAGCGCCGCAAGCCGGACGAACTGGCTTCCATCGTCCAGGATTTGACGACCCTCCTGGAAAACATCACGCCGATGCTGGAGAGGGGCCGCTACCCCGAGAAGACATCGGGCAAGAAGATCGCGGGCCTGCTGCGCGCGGTGGCGGACCAGTTGGACGTGTAG
- a CDS encoding 1,4-dihydroxy-6-naphthoate synthase → MTSLTEPSQSPQTSQTSADSQAGPLRIAYSPCPNDTFVFDAWAHGRIPGAPGLDVTFADIDITNGMAERGEFDVLKVSYAVLPYVLDEWALLPCGGALGRGCGPLVLTREPGVDLTGRTVAVPSERSTAYMLFRLWAADTVPGGVGEIVVMPFHEIMPAVRDGKVDAGLVIHEARFTYQNYGLHKLADMGEHWERTTGLPIPLGAIIARRALGEETLRLLAESARASVRAAWDDPETSRAYVLEHAQEMDASVADQHIGLYVNEFTADLGEDGYAAVRGLLTRAAAEGLVPALGPGALDFP, encoded by the coding sequence ATGACGTCACTGACTGAACCCTCGCAGTCCCCCCAGACCTCCCAGACCTCGGCGGATTCGCAGGCCGGGCCGCTGCGGATCGCGTACTCGCCCTGTCCGAACGACACCTTCGTCTTCGACGCCTGGGCGCACGGCCGGATCCCCGGAGCGCCCGGGCTCGACGTGACCTTCGCGGACATCGACATCACCAACGGCATGGCCGAGCGCGGCGAGTTCGACGTCCTGAAGGTGTCGTACGCCGTCCTGCCATACGTCCTGGACGAATGGGCCCTGCTGCCCTGCGGGGGCGCCCTGGGGCGGGGCTGCGGGCCGCTGGTCCTCACCCGGGAGCCGGGCGTGGACCTCACCGGCCGCACGGTCGCCGTACCGAGCGAGCGGTCGACCGCGTACATGCTGTTCCGCCTGTGGGCCGCGGACACGGTGCCGGGCGGGGTCGGCGAGATCGTGGTGATGCCGTTCCACGAGATCATGCCCGCGGTACGGGACGGGAAGGTGGACGCCGGGCTGGTCATCCACGAGGCCCGCTTCACCTACCAGAACTACGGTCTGCACAAGCTCGCCGACATGGGCGAGCACTGGGAGCGGACGACGGGCCTGCCGATCCCGCTGGGCGCAATCATCGCCCGCCGGGCGCTGGGCGAGGAGACCTTGCGGCTGCTCGCCGAGTCCGCCCGCGCCTCCGTGCGGGCCGCCTGGGACGACCCCGAGACCTCACGGGCGTACGTGCTGGAGCACGCGCAGGAGATGGACGCGTCGGTCGCCGACCAGCACATCGGCCTGTACGTCAACGAGTTCACGGCGGACCTGGGCGAGGACGGCTACGCGGCGGTCCGCGGCCTCCTCACCCGAGCGGCGGCCGAGGGACTCGTTCCGGCGCTCGGGCCGGGGGCGCTGGACTTCCCCTGA
- a CDS encoding futalosine hydrolase, with protein MRVLVTTAVPAERDAVAAAFTAPASAHPVPGAALSRVAFPAESHGLVLDLLAGGVGPAAAAASTAAALTSAALTGEPYDVVVSAGIGGGFQPGAPVGSLVLADDITVADLGAETPDGYAPVTELGFGAVTHRPPDSLVREIAAVTGARQGSVLTVSTVTGSAARAAELRRRHPRALAEAMEGFGVAEAAAAHGVPVLEIRAVSNPVGPRDRAAWRIGEALAALTGAFGKLAPVLESWNPHDVTD; from the coding sequence ATGCGTGTCCTCGTAACCACCGCCGTCCCCGCCGAACGGGACGCGGTGGCCGCGGCGTTCACGGCACCGGCGTCGGCGCACCCGGTGCCGGGAGCGGCCCTGAGCAGGGTGGCGTTCCCGGCGGAGAGCCACGGCCTCGTCCTCGACCTGCTCGCCGGCGGCGTCGGACCGGCCGCTGCCGCCGCGTCGACCGCAGCCGCGCTCACGTCGGCCGCGCTGACCGGTGAGCCGTACGACGTGGTCGTCTCCGCCGGTATCGGCGGCGGGTTCCAGCCCGGGGCCCCCGTCGGCTCGCTCGTCCTCGCCGACGACATCACCGTCGCCGACCTCGGCGCCGAGACCCCCGACGGCTACGCGCCCGTCACCGAACTGGGGTTCGGAGCCGTCACCCACCGGCCGCCGGATTCACTCGTACGAGAGATCGCGGCCGTCACCGGAGCACGTCAGGGGTCCGTCCTGACCGTCAGCACGGTGACCGGCAGCGCCGCGCGCGCCGCGGAACTGCGCCGGCGCCACCCGCGGGCGCTCGCCGAGGCCATGGAGGGCTTCGGGGTGGCGGAGGCCGCCGCGGCGCACGGCGTCCCCGTCCTGGAGATCCGTGCCGTGTCCAATCCCGTGGGCCCCCGGGACCGCGCCGCCTGGCGGATCGGCGAGGCCCTCGCGGCACTCACCGGCGCGTTCGGGAAGCTTGCGCCCGTACTGGAGAGTTGGAACCCACATGACGTCACTGACTGA
- a CDS encoding MFS transporter, translating into MAAARSPQGVTGIGAAGAEGKSGTGPVRGAVRSVGHALRLPFSGTARGIRKATHAHGAGESGLGKLIELHGVNGAGDMLITVALASTVFFSVPTDEARGRVALYLAITMAPFTLLAPVIGPLLDRLPHGRRAAMAGAFIARAFMALLLSGAVVTGSIELYPAALGVLVASKAYGVVRSAVVPRLLPPAFSLVKANSRVTLGGLLATGVAAPIGAGLQALGPRYPLYGAFLIFVAGTFLSFSLPHKVDSAKGEDKALLAADEQHLHGPHLKQSKRPGLRTVGTAVTHALAANAALRGLSGFLIFFLAFLLREHPLAGASAAVSLTVVGVSAGVGNALGTAVGAALRSRAPELIIVTVVAVVLGVAITAAVFFGVLLVAVLAAFAGFAQALSKLSLDALIQRDVPELVRTSAFARSETLLQMSWVVGGAIGIALPLNGTLGMAVAATIIAVGWLTTVRGLLSAARHGGRHHAHLA; encoded by the coding sequence GTGGCAGCCGCGAGGTCGCCCCAGGGCGTCACCGGAATCGGTGCGGCCGGGGCAGAAGGCAAGAGCGGAACGGGCCCGGTGCGCGGGGCCGTCCGTTCCGTCGGGCATGCCCTGCGCCTGCCGTTCAGCGGTACGGCGAGAGGCATCAGAAAAGCGACACACGCGCACGGCGCGGGCGAGTCGGGCCTCGGCAAACTGATCGAACTGCACGGGGTGAACGGCGCCGGCGACATGCTGATCACCGTCGCGCTCGCCTCCACGGTCTTCTTCTCGGTCCCCACGGACGAGGCGCGCGGCCGGGTGGCGCTCTACCTGGCGATCACGATGGCCCCCTTCACCCTGCTCGCCCCGGTCATCGGCCCTCTCCTGGACCGCCTCCCGCACGGCCGGCGCGCCGCGATGGCCGGCGCGTTCATAGCGCGCGCGTTCATGGCCCTGCTGCTGTCGGGCGCGGTCGTCACGGGCAGCATCGAGCTGTACCCGGCGGCCCTCGGCGTCCTGGTGGCCTCGAAGGCGTACGGCGTGGTCAGAAGCGCCGTGGTGCCCCGGCTGCTGCCACCCGCGTTCTCCCTGGTCAAGGCGAACTCACGGGTCACGCTCGGCGGCCTGCTCGCGACGGGCGTGGCGGCCCCGATCGGCGCGGGCCTGCAGGCCCTCGGCCCCCGCTACCCGCTCTACGGCGCCTTCCTGATCTTCGTGGCGGGTACGTTCCTGTCGTTCTCCCTGCCGCACAAGGTCGACTCGGCCAAGGGCGAGGACAAGGCCCTGCTGGCCGCGGACGAGCAGCACCTGCACGGCCCGCACCTCAAACAGTCCAAGCGCCCGGGTCTGCGGACGGTCGGCACGGCGGTCACGCACGCGCTCGCCGCGAACGCCGCGCTGCGCGGCCTGTCCGGGTTCCTGATCTTCTTCCTGGCCTTCCTGCTGCGCGAACACCCCCTCGCGGGCGCCAGCGCGGCGGTCTCGCTGACGGTCGTCGGCGTGTCGGCGGGCGTGGGCAACGCGCTGGGCACGGCGGTCGGGGCGGCCCTGAGATCCCGGGCACCCGAACTGATCATCGTCACCGTGGTCGCGGTGGTACTCGGCGTGGCGATCACGGCGGCGGTCTTCTTCGGGGTGCTGCTGGTGGCGGTGCTCGCGGCGTTCGCCGGTTTCGCCCAGGCGCTGTCCAAGCTGTCCCTGGACGCGCTGATCCAGCGGGACGTACCGGAACTGGTGCGGACGTCCGCGTTCGCGCGCTCCGAGACGCTTCTGCAGATGTCCTGGGTGGTCGGCGGGGCGATCGGGATCGCGTTGCCGCTCAACGGCACGCTCGGGATGGCGGTGGCCGCCACGATCATCGCCGTCGGCTGGCTCACCACGGTCCGCGGACTGCTGAGCGCGGCCCGGCACGGCGGACGACACCACGCGCACCTGGCCTGA